A single window of Culicoides brevitarsis isolate CSIRO-B50_1 chromosome 3, AGI_CSIRO_Cbre_v1, whole genome shotgun sequence DNA harbors:
- the LOC134833047 gene encoding sideroflexin-1-3 isoform X1, with the protein MMSLPQVDISKPRYEQSTYLNRAKHFILVTNPLNVLASNAELDRAARIVNDYKRGKPVPDVTSVDELWKAKYLYESAFHPDTGEKMTLIGRMSAQVPMNMTITGCMMTFYKSTPAVLFWQWVNQSFNAIVNYTNKSGGSTISNETLFYSYCAATGGAIVTALSLNKLFKNMHPLVGRLSPMISVWSANCINIPLMRFEELKTGIVVRDSNGNEIGPSKKAAQQGIAAVVFSRICMATPGMLFTPILMNALEKRNVLKRYPWANAPIQTLFCGFCLTFATPLCCALFSQIASIKVADLEDDLKEKIKKADIKDDVVYYNKGL; encoded by the exons AT GATGTCTCTACCTCAAGTCGATATTTCAAAGCCacg ATACGAGCAATCGACATATCTCAATCGTGCaaagcattttattttagttaccAACCCGTTAAATGTGTTAGCCAGCAATGCCGAGTTGGATCGAGCAGCGAGGATCGTAAATGAttacaa aCGTGGAAAACCAGTTCCCGATGTGACATCCGTCGACGAGTTATGGAAGGCAAAATATTTGTACGAGTCGGCTTTTCATCCGGATACGGGCGAGAAAATGACCCTCATCGGGAGAATGTCAGCTCAAGTACCCATGAACATGACGATCACAG gttgcATGATGACCTTCTACAAGTCAACGCCAGCTGTTCTCTTTTGGCAATGGGTCAATCAGTCCTTTAACGCGATCGTCAATTACACAAACAAATCTGGCGGATCCACAATTTCCAATGAAACTCTCTTTTACTCTTATTGTGCGGCAACAG GAGGTGCCATCGTTACCGCATTGAGCTTAAATAAGCTTTTCAAG AACATGCATCCATTAGTTGGTCGCTTGAGTCCGATGATAAG TGTTTGGAGCGCAAATTGTATCAACATTCCATTGATGAGATTTga AGAATTGAAAACAGGAATCGTTGTTCGCGATTCAAATGGCAACGAAATCGGTCCATCGAAAAAAGCAGCTCAACAAGGAATTGCAGCAGTTGTCTTCAGTCGTATTTGCATGGCAACTCCTGGAATGT tattcacGCCAATTCTCATGAACGCTCTTGAAAAACGCAACGTCTTGAAACGTTACCCGTGGGCAAATGCTCCCATCCAAACGCTATTTTGCGGTTTCTGTCTGACTTTTGCGACGCCACTTTGTTGCGCGCTGTTCAGTCAAATCGCATCGATCAAGGTTGCCGACTTGGAGGACGATCtcaaggaaaaaatcaaaaaggcaGATATCAAAGACGATGTCGTTTATTACAACAAAGGACTCTAA
- the LOC134833047 gene encoding sideroflexin-1-3 isoform X2 has protein sequence MSLPQVDISKPRYEQSTYLNRAKHFILVTNPLNVLASNAELDRAARIVNDYKRGKPVPDVTSVDELWKAKYLYESAFHPDTGEKMTLIGRMSAQVPMNMTITGCMMTFYKSTPAVLFWQWVNQSFNAIVNYTNKSGGSTISNETLFYSYCAATGGAIVTALSLNKLFKNMHPLVGRLSPMISVWSANCINIPLMRFEELKTGIVVRDSNGNEIGPSKKAAQQGIAAVVFSRICMATPGMLFTPILMNALEKRNVLKRYPWANAPIQTLFCGFCLTFATPLCCALFSQIASIKVADLEDDLKEKIKKADIKDDVVYYNKGL, from the exons ATGTCTCTACCTCAAGTCGATATTTCAAAGCCacg ATACGAGCAATCGACATATCTCAATCGTGCaaagcattttattttagttaccAACCCGTTAAATGTGTTAGCCAGCAATGCCGAGTTGGATCGAGCAGCGAGGATCGTAAATGAttacaa aCGTGGAAAACCAGTTCCCGATGTGACATCCGTCGACGAGTTATGGAAGGCAAAATATTTGTACGAGTCGGCTTTTCATCCGGATACGGGCGAGAAAATGACCCTCATCGGGAGAATGTCAGCTCAAGTACCCATGAACATGACGATCACAG gttgcATGATGACCTTCTACAAGTCAACGCCAGCTGTTCTCTTTTGGCAATGGGTCAATCAGTCCTTTAACGCGATCGTCAATTACACAAACAAATCTGGCGGATCCACAATTTCCAATGAAACTCTCTTTTACTCTTATTGTGCGGCAACAG GAGGTGCCATCGTTACCGCATTGAGCTTAAATAAGCTTTTCAAG AACATGCATCCATTAGTTGGTCGCTTGAGTCCGATGATAAG TGTTTGGAGCGCAAATTGTATCAACATTCCATTGATGAGATTTga AGAATTGAAAACAGGAATCGTTGTTCGCGATTCAAATGGCAACGAAATCGGTCCATCGAAAAAAGCAGCTCAACAAGGAATTGCAGCAGTTGTCTTCAGTCGTATTTGCATGGCAACTCCTGGAATGT tattcacGCCAATTCTCATGAACGCTCTTGAAAAACGCAACGTCTTGAAACGTTACCCGTGGGCAAATGCTCCCATCCAAACGCTATTTTGCGGTTTCTGTCTGACTTTTGCGACGCCACTTTGTTGCGCGCTGTTCAGTCAAATCGCATCGATCAAGGTTGCCGACTTGGAGGACGATCtcaaggaaaaaatcaaaaaggcaGATATCAAAGACGATGTCGTTTATTACAACAAAGGACTCTAA
- the LOC134833306 gene encoding autism susceptibility gene 2 protein-like, whose amino-acid sequence MEIDVKQSTQRSKRRKRAQRMQAERGKEVVRGGEVDSGEEDYGSLKRDKSVRPPVRRKRNKDISPILEEDIIDGFAILAFKTYEDLEFAIKIASKRNEKRLSSIIELTKLMADENISDIISKSQKSNSTNENKPRDGEPDQKGKISNYINQNAYCQDAGTSDDSGRASERLTTSSVAQRDAESSRDRLSDASSRCSSGKGYICDSEGDDDKVSDAGSGFSNTHPFTATTSKSSKANSTPPPPVVDGNASTNNVECKTDVDQKVATDLPPPALPLSSSAPVSQIDKQNVQVPSRIDEKCSSGDKNTQSTSLIPPSPVITVKTEEISADVNSVVVDPAVDSKNALNDLTKETKSTEKRENEQPFGVPIKVVKHDASATDPSGSSFLYRSPYAQTPPGFPPYPYPVPPLVDAKDASSMPPALNNKPLMASGSKSGDKMEKNPSLPVKERDNFSDIDSLSVSSVTSSNTAVVQSLPSSKVSSISFPRPMPTNAWPLSTTQTTTTSTPEVPKPAISVGGAKSTPPPSTATTSSSTFATPLPPPTTTAPLSFSAESLFSTKPKDQTDLLRRELDNRFLDRAGLSTSSSTSNPPYLRQELHHHQHQHTHLHQHHQQIIPAVNPAAPNTIFSAPLFKDIPKIGGVDSPFYRTGISVPMYTTYPPTILHPTIGAATTQFIPQNSLSTFIPKKTGRWNAMHVRIAWEIYSHQTKQNPEKTNPLKATEVLRNPSHLHSPASAGGLLRTHEMMPGSYPAHLMAGRNIFDSSMSPQFLSSSSHLGMSPFSRYSAPFPPSPFATMPGFARDSALGAPFTGLHDPWRSLQRPYLPSPAPPNWAMKPDVSNIEISKREAEERERQLREREERERLRREREEKERQRERDREREEKLKKEAERERKEKEKREQERREMERERMLQQQRMNEMKPNVHNNVMSHDRSPLRNGCEPDMRIKEESRKDDDVMRNDPSRFSSSSNPMMGTPSHAYLSSRHPQHVLGVSPSHLSRSILPPHPGSSLSHFPPPPPPSVWSGVDPYRDPYRLDPMTPLRYNPLMEAMRAEEERAKAMYLHYRPKDPAAFPMMHHRMPTGGPPPPSMNSMKPNGPSHIPPVSSDALKKDDSSQNR is encoded by the exons ATGGAAATAGATGTAAAACAAAGCACTCAAAGatcaaaacgaagaaaaagggCTCAACGCATGCAAGCGGAGAGAGGGAAAGAGGTTGTTCGTGGGGGGGAAGTAGATAGTGGCGAAGAGGACTACGGCTCTCTTAAACGAGACAAATCTGTTCGTCCCCCCGTTCGACGTAAGCGAAACAAAGACATATCGCCAATCTTGGAGGAAGATATTATCGACGGTTTTGCGATATTAGCCTTCAAAACATATGAAGATTTAGag tttgccATAAAAATCGCATCGAAACGTAATGAGAAACGCCTGTCATCGATAATTGAGCTGACAAAGTTAATGGCGGACGAAAATATAAGCGACATAATATCCAAGTCTCAAAAGTCAAATTCGACAAACGAGAACAAGCCTCGTGATGGCGAACCAGATCAAAAgggcaaaatttcaaattatataaatCAAAACGCGTACTGTCAG gatgCTGGAACTTCTGACGATAGCGGAAGAGCGTCGGAAAGACTCACAACTTCCTCAGTTGCACAACGAGACGCAGAAAGTTCTCGCGATAGGCTAAGTGAT gcAAGTAGCAGATGCAGTTCTGGAAAGGGTTATATC TGTGATAGTGAAGGAGATGACGACAAAGTATCTGATGCGGGATCCGGATTCTCGAATACTCATCCGTTTACAGCGACAACATCAAAGTCCTCGAAGGCAAATAGCACGCCGCCGCCGCCCGTTGTCGATGGCAACGCGTCAACTAATAACGTAGAATGTAAGACTGATGTAGATCAGAAAGTTGCGACAGATCTTCCGCCGCCTGCGTTGCCGCTGTCATCATCGGCTCCCGTATCACAAATCGACAAGCAAAACGTTCAAGTGCCAAGTCGTATCGACGAAAAATGTAGCAGTGGCGACAAAAATACTCAATCCACGAGTTTGATACCTCCGTCGCCCGTCATCACGGTAAAAACCGAGGAAATTAGCGCCGATGTGAATAGTGTAGTGGTAGATCCCGCGGTAGATTCGAAAAACGCACTGAACGACCTcacaaaagaaacgaaaagcACAGAAAAACGCGAGAACGAACAGCCCTTCGGAGTTCCTATAAAAGTCGTGAAACACGATGCATCAGCGACAGACCCAAGCGGCAGTTCATTTCTGTACAGATCTCCGTATGCACAAACGCCTCCCGGATTTCCGCCGTATCCATATCCCGTTCCGCCGCTCGTTGATGCGAAAGATGCGTCTTCGATGCCTCCCGCGTTAAATAACAAACCTCTCATGGCATCCGGATCGAAATCCGGAGacaaaatggagaaaaacCCGTCGCTTCCTGTGAAGGAACGTGATAATTTCAGTGACATCGATTCCTTATCTGTATCCAGTGTGACGTCAAGCAATACAGCTGTTGTACAGAGCCTGCCGTCGTCAAAAGTTTCGAGTATTTCCTTTCCGCGACCCATGCCCACGAATGCATGGCCCCTAAGTACAACACAAACGACGACAACTTCGACGCCGGAAGTCCCGAAACCCGCAATAAGTGTGGGAGGAGCGAAATCTACGCCTCCTCCGTCGACGGCGACAACGAGTTCGTCGACTTTCGCAACGCCCTTACCGCCTCCAACGACAACAGCGCCATTATCGTTCTCAGCAGAGTCACTTTTCTCAACGAAACCAAAAG ATCAAACAGATCTGTTACGTCGCGAACTAGATAATAGATTTCTGGATAGAGCTGGTCTCTCAACGTCATCGTCAACGAGTAATCCGCCGTATTTACGGCAAGAGctacatcatcatcagcaccAACACACACATTTGCATCAACATCACCAACAAATCATCCCGGCAGTGAATCCCGCTGCTCCCAACACAATTTTCTCGGCGCCTTTATTCAAAGACATTCCAAAAATTGGAGGCGTTGATTCTCCATTTTATCGTACTGGAATTAGTGTGCCCATGTATACAACATATCCCCCGACCATTTTGCATCCGACAATTGGAGCGGCGACAACGCAATTTATTCCGCAAAATTCACTGTCGACTTTTATTCccaaa aaaactgGAAGATGGAATGCCATGCACGTTCGAATCGCTTGGGAAATTTATTCGCATCAAACAAAGCAAAATCCGGAGAAAACGAATCCTCTGAAGGCGACGGAAGTATTACGGAATCCATCGCATCTGCATTCCCCCGCATCTGCCGGCGGATTACTGAGAACGCACGAAATGATGCCCGGATCGTATCCTGCGCATTTAATGGCAGGCAGAAATATCTTCGATTCGTCAATGAGTCCacaatttttaagttcatCTAGTCATTtag gtatGTCACCATTTAGTCGATATAGTGCACCGTTTCCTCCATCACCCTTTGCAACAATGCCTGGTTTCGCGAGAGATTCGGCGCTTGGGGCTCCATTTACGGGACTTCATGATCCATGGAGaag tttaCAAAGACCTTATTTGCCATCTCCTGCTCCCCCGAATTGGGCAATGAAGCCTGATGTGTCGAATATTGAAATCAGTAAACGTGAAGCGGAAGAAAGAGAGCGACAACTAAGGGAACGAGAAGAACGGGAGCGTTTGAGGCGTGAAAGGGAAGAAAAAGAACGACAGCGTGAAAGAGATCGAGAACgtgaggaaaaattaaagaaagaag ctGAACGTGAACgcaaagaaaaggaaaaacgcGAGCAAGAAAGACGCGAAATGGAACGCGAACGAATGTTACAGCAGCAGCGAATGAACGAAATGAAACCCAATGTTCACAACAACGTCATGAGTCACGATCGATCTCCGTTGCGAAATGGCTGCGAACCCGATATGCGAATAAAAGAAGAATCTCGTAAAGATGACGACGTCATGCGAAACGATCCGTCACGCTTTTCATCGTCATCTAACCCAATGATGGGCACTCCAAGTCATGCCTACCTTTCGAGCAGGCACCCGCAACACGTATTAGGCGTTAGTCCGTCACACTTATCCCGCAGTATTTTACCTCCGCATCCCGGTTCGAGTTTATCGCACTTTCCGCCGCCTCCGCCTCCCTCAGTGTGGTCTGGCGTCGATCCGTATCGAGACCCTTATCGATTGGATCCGATGACACCGCTGCGATATAATCCGCTGATGGAAGCGATGCGCGCCGAAGAGGAACGCGCAAAGGCAATGTACTTGCATTATCGACCAAAAGATCCGGCGGCGTTTCCCATGATGCATCACAGGATGCCGACGGGCGGTCCGCCGCCACCCTCGATGAATTCGATGAAACCAAATGGACCATCACATATTCCGCCAGTGAGCTCAGATGCACTGAAAAAGGACGATTCGTCACAAAACCGATGA